One genomic segment of Clavelina lepadiformis chromosome 3, kaClaLepa1.1, whole genome shotgun sequence includes these proteins:
- the LOC143448329 gene encoding laminin subunit gamma-1-like isoform X1, with amino-acid sequence MAKRKHCMRSRHIFSALVVVLSSFNAICSARMDQCYLRDHKSQRCLPPFVNVAFGKTVVATNTCGTPAEEYCLQTGVTGVTTSCHVCDNGDPSESHDPSFLTDETSDDLETWWQSSTMLEDVQYPNVVNLTLDLNKAFDITYVKLKFHTSRPESFAIYRKKCEECDWQPFQYYSGSCFTTYGIDNREIVTVENEQKALCTDEFSDISPLTGGNVAFSTLESRPSAYNFDRSPVLQDWVKAVAIRISLNRINTFGDEVFRDPKVLKSYYYAISDFNVGGRCSCNGHASECYLSATNILQCRCEHNTAGRDCERCADFYNDRPWSRSTGENPGECQACDCNGMSDTCYFDAELYRQTGHGGHCTNCRDNTDGPHCEFCLPYHYRDSANRCMSCECSSIGANSQQCNEDGQCTCKPGVGGPRCDQCLSGYYGLSEAGCFPCACSAEGSVEGSVCDAETGNCVCKLNVEGRNCDKCKLGTMNLQASNPYGCTSCFCYGHSASCEVAEGFTVAYVLSEFNTDSDGWQGLDRYEDPEAVSYTGDAISMAPDNFYMSYFNAPDKFIGMQRFSYNQFLEFDLWTRPKSGDDLGSGLVASDAGGPIIPARDDLVLEGGGIRVVASITDQVYHPLPNGDRQVYRVRLHEAAGFYPRVSAFEFQKMLNNLTRISIRSTYGEELAGYLDNVQLATVERDGAGPRADWVEQCDPIPGHIGQFADQCAPGYTRDPPNGGLFAPCVPCNCNGHSDTCDPDTGICECEHNTMGDHCELCADGYYFNGDESRRGTPQECQPCPCPENSACALLNDGSIVCTNCPPGHAGQQCEICMDGWFGRPRGDAPCQKCMCNGNIDANAIMNCNRTTGECLKCIHNTTGFYCDQCLPGYFGKAVTNNPAERCRLCDCNSMGSRHLTACSQGGGQCDCLPNVEGRQCDQCRKGFWNLESGEGCEACNCNQLGSSTGECDEGSGQCDCLPGVGGQRCDRCLPNYYGLSRDGCTECECNPDGSETLQCGGDGQCKCKDGVFGVKCDKCQENYFDLANGCVECPACYGLVQDAVATHRNELARLEDLTHNIGDQPSMDTQGNQEFLDSLSDLNKTVHELYDEAMKNQDQQERLADQVDQVQLQLDELLIKLTDVVNKVEECAASVQKAEEKNVASMDDTENIRDSLAAAQAKLDQAMDDLIQARMIADDSLSKEDNMSRIAQEAETLANRHQMMAEEITDTAQNAYDTSRRAQESIQDAIDVLENLMYTLDDMVESETKIPAARKLREDLLNQSSVVRNNAETAKNESTDLFNAAGKLNVPSVDTEDMNTRAQNIINEADELMPRIEQMETEYKDNYKDLEADVDKAKQSLDLVIPAQQTTDILMAQVDAAKARGLEVVRMANETYNAVLATKSTFEGFDEQINASREEAEQAMANADAIEDKITQANEMTEQTRNALGTARSVATQASGRAMQALDNAEEIQDNAGRILTDAERSHEKANEISSDVSNLEDDLEKTENALNNAEDAVASETAAVEEVIASATSASNKAAATKTKVNNILEQLQLLLDRINSMVDVDEDEIAGLEQQLEVLQNQVEEAGVGDTISTLEAGVAKQQEILRKYDASIAVIEKDIENLRQIEGAIPDKCSIKKGVELP; translated from the exons ATGGCAAAACGAAAGCACTGTATGCGAAGTCGTCATATCTTTTCAGCTTTGGTGGTGGTTTTGAGTTCGTTCAACGCAATATGCAGCGCAAGAATGGATCAATGTTATCTGCGTGATCACAAATCCCAGCGTTGTTTGCCTCCGTTTGTGAACGTAGCTTTCGGCAAGACTGTTGTAGCGACCAACACGTGTGGTACACCCGCTGAGGAGTATTGCCTGCAAACAGGTGTCACCGGTGTCACTACGTCATGTCACGTTTGTGATAACGGTGACCCTTCGGAAAGTCACGATCCTTCGTTCTTGACTGATGAAACGAGTGATGATCTGGAAACATGGTGGCAATCCAGCACTATGCTGGAAGACGTCCAGTACCCGAATGTTGTCAACTTAACCCTTGACCTAA ATAAGGCGTTCGACATCACATACGTTAAGCTAAAGTTTCACACTTCAAGACCAGAGAGCTTTGCCATATACAGAAAGAAATGCGAAGAATGTGATTGGCAACCGTTTCAGTATTATTCCGGTTCATGCTTCACTACTTATGGAATCGACAACAGG GAAATTGTTACAGTCGAGAACGAACAGAAAGCTTTATGTACTGATGAGTTCAGCGATATCTCCCCACTCACTGGAGGAAATGTTGCTTTCAGCACACTGGAAAGCAGACCGAGCGCCTACAACTTCGACCGTAGTCCTGTGTTGCAG GATTGGGTCAAGGCGGTAGCCATTCGCATCTCCCTCAATCGCATCAACACTTTTGGAGACGAAGTCTTCCGAGATCCCAAAGTTTTGAAATCTTACTACTATGCTATTTCCGATTTCAACGTCGGCGGAAG GTGTTCATGCAACGGGCACGCCTCAGAATGCTACCTGAGTGCAACGAACATCCTGCAATGCAGATGTGAGCACAACACAGCTGGCAGGGATTGCGAAAGATGTGCCGACTTTTACAACGACCGTCCCTGGTCGAGGTCAACAGGCGAAAACCCGGGAGAATGCCAag CGTGCGATTGCAACGGTATGTCCGATACTTGTTATTTCGACGCCGAACTTTATCGCCAGACCGGTCATGGAGGCCACTGTACCAACTGCAGGGATAACACTGACGGACCGCACTGTGAATTTTGCCTGCCTTATCATTACAGGGATTCGGCCAACAGATGCATGTCCTGCGAGTGCAGTTCGATTG GCGCAAACAGCCAACAATGCAATGAGGACGGTCAATGTACTTGCAAGCCTGGCGTCGGCGGGCCTCGTTGCGATCAATGCTTGAGCGGTTATTACGGACTTAGCGAAGCTGGTTGCTT CCCATGCGCGTGTTCAGCGGAAGGCAGCGTAGAAGGGAGTGTGTGTGATGCTGAGACTGGTAACTGTGTCTGCAAACTGAACGTCGAGGGAAGAAACTGTGACAA GTGCAAGTTGGGCACGATGAATCTCCAAGCTAGCAACCCTTATGGTTGCACATCTTGCTTCTGCTATGGCCATTCCGCCTCTTGCGAAGTCGCAGAAGGTTTTACCGTCGCATACGTGCTCAGTGAGTTTAACACAG ATAGCGACGGATGGCAAGGTTTGGACCGTTACGAGGATCCCGAAGCTGTTTCCTACACTGGTGACGCAATCAGTATGGCACCGGACAATTTCTACATGTCGTACTTCAACGCGCCAG ACAAGTTCATCGGAATGCAAAGATTCAGTTACAACCAGTTCCTCGAGTTCGACTTGTGGACTCGACCGAAGTCAGGAGACGATCTCGGAAGCGGTCTGGTTGCGTCAGATGCCGGCGGACCGATCATTCCGGCCCGGGACGATTTGGTGCTGGAAGGTGGCGGGATTCGAGTGGTGGCAAGCATCACGGATCAG GTGTATCATCCTCTTCCGAACGGAGATCGCCAAGTCTACCGTGTACGTCTTCACGAGGCTGCAGGATTTTATCCTCGCGTTTCTGCTTTCGAATTTCAGAAGATGCTCAACAACCTGACTCGGATTAGCATCCGCTCCACATACGGAGAAGAAT TGGCGGGTTACCTAGACAACGTGCAGCTCGCTACGGTTGAGAGAGACGGTGCCGGTCCGAGAGCTGACTGGGTTGAACAGTGCGACCCCATTCCCGGACATATAGGGCAATTTGCTGATCAATGTGCCCCCGGTTATACGCGCGATCCACCAAATGGGGGTTTGTTTGCCCCATGTGTACCCTGCAATTGCAATGGGCACTCGGATACTTGCGACCCAGATACAG GGATTTGTGAATGTGAGCATAACACTATGGGCGACCACTGCGAGCTTTGCGCCGACGGTTATTATTTCAACGGCGACGAATCGAGGCGCGGAACTCCGCAAGAATGTCAACCCTGCCCATGCCCGGAAAACTCGGCTTGCGCTCTGTTAAACGACGGAAGCATTGTTTGCACGAACTGCCCACCTGGCCACGCTG GTCAACAATGCGAAATCTGTATGGATGGTTGGTTTGGAAGACCACGCGGTGACGCACCTTGCCAGAAGTGCATGTGCAATGGTAACATCGATGCCAACGCTATCATGAACTGCAACCGTACCACTGGCGAATGCCTAAAGTGTATTCACAATACGACCGGTTTCTATTGCGATCAGTGCTTGCCCGGCTACTTCGGCAAAGCGGTCACTAATAATCCAGCTGAAAGATGCAGAC TTTGCGATTGCAATAGCATGGGAAGCAGACACTTGACTGCCTGCAGCCAAGGTGGAGGACAGTGCGATTGTTTGCCCAACGTTGAAG GGCGGCAATGTGACCAGTGCAGAAAAGGGTTCTGGAATTTAGAAAGCGGCGAGGGATGTGAGGCTTGTAATTGTAATCAGTTAGGCTCGAGCACAGGCGAGTGCGATGAAGGTAGCGGTCAGTGCGATTGCTTGCCTGGGGTTGGTGGACAAAGGTGTGACCGATGCTTACCCAACTACTACGGTCTATCCCGGGACGGCTGCACAG AATGTGAATGCAATCCTGATGGTAGTGAAACCCTGCAGTGCGGGGGCGATGGCCAGTGTAAATGCAAGGACGGCGTGTTTGGCGTAAAGTGCGACAAATGTCAAGAAAATTACTTTGATTTGGCTAACGGTTGCGTGG AATGTCCTGCTTGCTACGGTTTGGTGCAAGACGCAGTCGCCACGCACAGGAATGAACTGGCACGTCTTGAAGACTTGACTCACAACATCGGTGACCAGCCGTCCATGGATACGCAAGGAAACCAAGAATTCCTAGATTCTCTGTCTGATCTGAACAAGACCGTCCATGAACTGTACGACGAGGCAATGAAGAACCAAG ATCAACAAGAGCGCCTGGCAGATCAGGTCGACCAGGTTCAACTCCAGCTTGACGAGTTGCTTATAAAACTCACCGACGTTGTGAATAAGGTCGAAGAATGCGCTGCGTCCGTCCAGAAAGCTGAGGAAAAGAACGTAGCTAGCATGGACGACACCGAAAACATAAGAGATTCACTTGCCGCAGCCCAGGCAAAACTCGACCAG GCGATGGACGACTTGATCCAGGCTCGCATGATTGCAGACGACAGTTTGAGCAAGGAAGATAATATGAGTAGGATAGCTCAGGAGGCGGAAACACTTGCAAACAG ACATCAGATGATGGCAGAGGAGATAACCGATACTGCGCAAAACGCTTATGACACCTCACGAAGGGCCCAGGAATCCATCCAAGATGCGATCGATGTCCTTGAAAATTTGATGTACACCTTGGATGATATGGTCGAGTCaga GACGAAGATTCCAGCCGCTCGAAAATTGCGCGAAGACCTGCTGAACCAGTCAAGTGTTGTTCGGAACAATGCAGAGACTGCCAAGAACGAGTCGACCGATCTTTTCAACGCAGCCGGTAAACTCAACGTACCTTCCGTGGATACAGAAGACATGAACACCAGGGCGCAAAACATTATCAACGAAGCTGATGAGCTCATGCCGCGG ATTGAACAAATGGAAACGGAGTATAAAGACAATTACAAGGACCTTGAAGCAGACGTTGACAAGGCTAAACAATCACTTGACTTAGTTATTCCTGCCCAACAG ACTACTGATATCCTCATGGCCCAAGTCGACGCCGCAAAAGCGCGGGGATTGGAAGTGGTAAGAATGGCCAATGAAACGTATAATGCCGTGCTAGCCACCAAGAGTACATTCGAAG GCTTCGACGAGCAGATCAACGCCAGTCGTGAAGAGGCAGAACAAGCCATGGCAAACGCAGATGCCATTGAGGACAAGATAACCCAAGCCAATGAGATGACAGAACAGACAAGAAACGCGCTGGGTACCGCTAGGTCCGTTGCCACGCAGGCGAGCGGCAGAGCTATGCAAGCTCTGGATAATGCGGAGGAGATACAAGAT AATGCAGGTCGAATTCTCACTGATGCCGAACGCAGCCACGAGAAGGCAAACGAGATCAGCAGTGACGTAAGTAATTTGGAAGATGACCTTGAAAAAACTGAGAACGCTTTGAATAATGCTGAAGATGCCGTGGCCAGCGAAACTGCAGCGGTGGAAGAG GTTATTGCGTCTGCGACCAGCGCGAGCAACAAAGCGGCAGCCACAAAGACAAAAGTGAACAACATCCTGGAACAACTACAATTGTTGCTGGATCGTATAA ACTCCATGGTTGACGTTGATGAGGATGAGATTGCAGGTTTGGAGCAGCAGCTGGAGGTATTGCAGAATCAAGTGGAAGAGGCTGGAGTCGGCGATACGATCTCAACCTTAGAGGCGGGAGTCGCGAAACAGCAGGAGATCCTCCGGAAGTACGACGCTTCTATAGCGGTTATTGAGAAAGACATCGAAAACCTCCGACAGATCGAGGGTGCCATTCCAGACAAATGCTCAATTAAGAAGGGAGTCGAGTTGCCATAG
- the LOC143448329 gene encoding laminin subunit gamma-1-like isoform X2, protein MRNLFAHNLIALLIVLVILTSFEQVTLAYLMWDGTGWKPCDCNGMSDTCYFDAELYRQTGHGGHCTNCRDNTDGPHCEFCLPYHYRDSANRCMSCECSSIGANSQQCNEDGQCTCKPGVGGPRCDQCLSGYYGLSEAGCFPCACSAEGSVEGSVCDAETGNCVCKLNVEGRNCDKCKLGTMNLQASNPYGCTSCFCYGHSASCEVAEGFTVAYVLSEFNTDSDGWQGLDRYEDPEAVSYTGDAISMAPDNFYMSYFNAPDKFIGMQRFSYNQFLEFDLWTRPKSGDDLGSGLVASDAGGPIIPARDDLVLEGGGIRVVASITDQVYHPLPNGDRQVYRVRLHEAAGFYPRVSAFEFQKMLNNLTRISIRSTYGEELAGYLDNVQLATVERDGAGPRADWVEQCDPIPGHIGQFADQCAPGYTRDPPNGGLFAPCVPCNCNGHSDTCDPDTGICECEHNTMGDHCELCADGYYFNGDESRRGTPQECQPCPCPENSACALLNDGSIVCTNCPPGHAGQQCEICMDGWFGRPRGDAPCQKCMCNGNIDANAIMNCNRTTGECLKCIHNTTGFYCDQCLPGYFGKAVTNNPAERCRLCDCNSMGSRHLTACSQGGGQCDCLPNVEGRQCDQCRKGFWNLESGEGCEACNCNQLGSSTGECDEGSGQCDCLPGVGGQRCDRCLPNYYGLSRDGCTECECNPDGSETLQCGGDGQCKCKDGVFGVKCDKCQENYFDLANGCVECPACYGLVQDAVATHRNELARLEDLTHNIGDQPSMDTQGNQEFLDSLSDLNKTVHELYDEAMKNQDQQERLADQVDQVQLQLDELLIKLTDVVNKVEECAASVQKAEEKNVASMDDTENIRDSLAAAQAKLDQAMDDLIQARMIADDSLSKEDNMSRIAQEAETLANRHQMMAEEITDTAQNAYDTSRRAQESIQDAIDVLENLMYTLDDMVESETKIPAARKLREDLLNQSSVVRNNAETAKNESTDLFNAAGKLNVPSVDTEDMNTRAQNIINEADELMPRIEQMETEYKDNYKDLEADVDKAKQSLDLVIPAQQTTDILMAQVDAAKARGLEVVRMANETYNAVLATKSTFEGFDEQINASREEAEQAMANADAIEDKITQANEMTEQTRNALGTARSVATQASGRAMQALDNAEEIQDNAGRILTDAERSHEKANEISSDVSNLEDDLEKTENALNNAEDAVASETAAVEEVIASATSASNKAAATKTKVNNILEQLQLLLDRINSMVDVDEDEIAGLEQQLEVLQNQVEEAGVGDTISTLEAGVAKQQEILRKYDASIAVIEKDIENLRQIEGAIPDKCSIKKGVELP, encoded by the exons ATGAGAAACCTCTTTGCTCATAATCTTATTGCGCTTTTAATTGTCCTCGtcattttgacgtcattcGAACAAGTTACGCTTGCTTACTTGATGTGGGATGGAACTGGTTGGAAAC CGTGCGATTGCAACGGTATGTCCGATACTTGTTATTTCGACGCCGAACTTTATCGCCAGACCGGTCATGGAGGCCACTGTACCAACTGCAGGGATAACACTGACGGACCGCACTGTGAATTTTGCCTGCCTTATCATTACAGGGATTCGGCCAACAGATGCATGTCCTGCGAGTGCAGTTCGATTG GCGCAAACAGCCAACAATGCAATGAGGACGGTCAATGTACTTGCAAGCCTGGCGTCGGCGGGCCTCGTTGCGATCAATGCTTGAGCGGTTATTACGGACTTAGCGAAGCTGGTTGCTT CCCATGCGCGTGTTCAGCGGAAGGCAGCGTAGAAGGGAGTGTGTGTGATGCTGAGACTGGTAACTGTGTCTGCAAACTGAACGTCGAGGGAAGAAACTGTGACAA GTGCAAGTTGGGCACGATGAATCTCCAAGCTAGCAACCCTTATGGTTGCACATCTTGCTTCTGCTATGGCCATTCCGCCTCTTGCGAAGTCGCAGAAGGTTTTACCGTCGCATACGTGCTCAGTGAGTTTAACACAG ATAGCGACGGATGGCAAGGTTTGGACCGTTACGAGGATCCCGAAGCTGTTTCCTACACTGGTGACGCAATCAGTATGGCACCGGACAATTTCTACATGTCGTACTTCAACGCGCCAG ACAAGTTCATCGGAATGCAAAGATTCAGTTACAACCAGTTCCTCGAGTTCGACTTGTGGACTCGACCGAAGTCAGGAGACGATCTCGGAAGCGGTCTGGTTGCGTCAGATGCCGGCGGACCGATCATTCCGGCCCGGGACGATTTGGTGCTGGAAGGTGGCGGGATTCGAGTGGTGGCAAGCATCACGGATCAG GTGTATCATCCTCTTCCGAACGGAGATCGCCAAGTCTACCGTGTACGTCTTCACGAGGCTGCAGGATTTTATCCTCGCGTTTCTGCTTTCGAATTTCAGAAGATGCTCAACAACCTGACTCGGATTAGCATCCGCTCCACATACGGAGAAGAAT TGGCGGGTTACCTAGACAACGTGCAGCTCGCTACGGTTGAGAGAGACGGTGCCGGTCCGAGAGCTGACTGGGTTGAACAGTGCGACCCCATTCCCGGACATATAGGGCAATTTGCTGATCAATGTGCCCCCGGTTATACGCGCGATCCACCAAATGGGGGTTTGTTTGCCCCATGTGTACCCTGCAATTGCAATGGGCACTCGGATACTTGCGACCCAGATACAG GGATTTGTGAATGTGAGCATAACACTATGGGCGACCACTGCGAGCTTTGCGCCGACGGTTATTATTTCAACGGCGACGAATCGAGGCGCGGAACTCCGCAAGAATGTCAACCCTGCCCATGCCCGGAAAACTCGGCTTGCGCTCTGTTAAACGACGGAAGCATTGTTTGCACGAACTGCCCACCTGGCCACGCTG GTCAACAATGCGAAATCTGTATGGATGGTTGGTTTGGAAGACCACGCGGTGACGCACCTTGCCAGAAGTGCATGTGCAATGGTAACATCGATGCCAACGCTATCATGAACTGCAACCGTACCACTGGCGAATGCCTAAAGTGTATTCACAATACGACCGGTTTCTATTGCGATCAGTGCTTGCCCGGCTACTTCGGCAAAGCGGTCACTAATAATCCAGCTGAAAGATGCAGAC TTTGCGATTGCAATAGCATGGGAAGCAGACACTTGACTGCCTGCAGCCAAGGTGGAGGACAGTGCGATTGTTTGCCCAACGTTGAAG GGCGGCAATGTGACCAGTGCAGAAAAGGGTTCTGGAATTTAGAAAGCGGCGAGGGATGTGAGGCTTGTAATTGTAATCAGTTAGGCTCGAGCACAGGCGAGTGCGATGAAGGTAGCGGTCAGTGCGATTGCTTGCCTGGGGTTGGTGGACAAAGGTGTGACCGATGCTTACCCAACTACTACGGTCTATCCCGGGACGGCTGCACAG AATGTGAATGCAATCCTGATGGTAGTGAAACCCTGCAGTGCGGGGGCGATGGCCAGTGTAAATGCAAGGACGGCGTGTTTGGCGTAAAGTGCGACAAATGTCAAGAAAATTACTTTGATTTGGCTAACGGTTGCGTGG AATGTCCTGCTTGCTACGGTTTGGTGCAAGACGCAGTCGCCACGCACAGGAATGAACTGGCACGTCTTGAAGACTTGACTCACAACATCGGTGACCAGCCGTCCATGGATACGCAAGGAAACCAAGAATTCCTAGATTCTCTGTCTGATCTGAACAAGACCGTCCATGAACTGTACGACGAGGCAATGAAGAACCAAG ATCAACAAGAGCGCCTGGCAGATCAGGTCGACCAGGTTCAACTCCAGCTTGACGAGTTGCTTATAAAACTCACCGACGTTGTGAATAAGGTCGAAGAATGCGCTGCGTCCGTCCAGAAAGCTGAGGAAAAGAACGTAGCTAGCATGGACGACACCGAAAACATAAGAGATTCACTTGCCGCAGCCCAGGCAAAACTCGACCAG GCGATGGACGACTTGATCCAGGCTCGCATGATTGCAGACGACAGTTTGAGCAAGGAAGATAATATGAGTAGGATAGCTCAGGAGGCGGAAACACTTGCAAACAG ACATCAGATGATGGCAGAGGAGATAACCGATACTGCGCAAAACGCTTATGACACCTCACGAAGGGCCCAGGAATCCATCCAAGATGCGATCGATGTCCTTGAAAATTTGATGTACACCTTGGATGATATGGTCGAGTCaga GACGAAGATTCCAGCCGCTCGAAAATTGCGCGAAGACCTGCTGAACCAGTCAAGTGTTGTTCGGAACAATGCAGAGACTGCCAAGAACGAGTCGACCGATCTTTTCAACGCAGCCGGTAAACTCAACGTACCTTCCGTGGATACAGAAGACATGAACACCAGGGCGCAAAACATTATCAACGAAGCTGATGAGCTCATGCCGCGG ATTGAACAAATGGAAACGGAGTATAAAGACAATTACAAGGACCTTGAAGCAGACGTTGACAAGGCTAAACAATCACTTGACTTAGTTATTCCTGCCCAACAG ACTACTGATATCCTCATGGCCCAAGTCGACGCCGCAAAAGCGCGGGGATTGGAAGTGGTAAGAATGGCCAATGAAACGTATAATGCCGTGCTAGCCACCAAGAGTACATTCGAAG GCTTCGACGAGCAGATCAACGCCAGTCGTGAAGAGGCAGAACAAGCCATGGCAAACGCAGATGCCATTGAGGACAAGATAACCCAAGCCAATGAGATGACAGAACAGACAAGAAACGCGCTGGGTACCGCTAGGTCCGTTGCCACGCAGGCGAGCGGCAGAGCTATGCAAGCTCTGGATAATGCGGAGGAGATACAAGAT AATGCAGGTCGAATTCTCACTGATGCCGAACGCAGCCACGAGAAGGCAAACGAGATCAGCAGTGACGTAAGTAATTTGGAAGATGACCTTGAAAAAACTGAGAACGCTTTGAATAATGCTGAAGATGCCGTGGCCAGCGAAACTGCAGCGGTGGAAGAG GTTATTGCGTCTGCGACCAGCGCGAGCAACAAAGCGGCAGCCACAAAGACAAAAGTGAACAACATCCTGGAACAACTACAATTGTTGCTGGATCGTATAA ACTCCATGGTTGACGTTGATGAGGATGAGATTGCAGGTTTGGAGCAGCAGCTGGAGGTATTGCAGAATCAAGTGGAAGAGGCTGGAGTCGGCGATACGATCTCAACCTTAGAGGCGGGAGTCGCGAAACAGCAGGAGATCCTCCGGAAGTACGACGCTTCTATAGCGGTTATTGAGAAAGACATCGAAAACCTCCGACAGATCGAGGGTGCCATTCCAGACAAATGCTCAATTAAGAAGGGAGTCGAGTTGCCATAG